One genomic segment of Arcobacter porcinus includes these proteins:
- a CDS encoding LPP20 family lipoprotein: MKLTKILLPMAAAAFLFVGCGTKDPEANLAPEKCEISGVEAPLWVCGNLDSISKGDKKYASASAPMSKLGREFSRKQALSKARANMAEDLKSDVISQVQEEAAERQIDDNVTVNRISEQVTKQIAALTLKGTSQASSWEDKVGKELYVLISMPKANIDTEIEKAFNSAN, translated from the coding sequence ATGAAACTTACAAAAATATTACTACCAATGGCTGCTGCAGCATTTTTATTTGTTGGATGTGGAACAAAGGATCCAGAAGCAAATTTAGCTCCTGAAAAATGTGAAATATCAGGTGTTGAAGCACCATTATGGGTTTGTGGAAATTTAGATAGTATTAGTAAAGGTGATAAAAAATATGCATCTGCATCTGCACCTATGTCAAAATTAGGAAGAGAATTCTCTAGAAAACAAGCATTATCAAAAGCTAGAGCAAATATGGCTGAAGATTTAAAATCAGATGTAATTAGTCAAGTTCAAGAAGAAGCAGCTGAAAGACAAATTGATGACAATGTTACAGTAAATAGAATTTCTGAGCAAGTTACAAAACAAATTGCAGCTTTAACACTAAAAGGAACTTCACAAGCTAGTTCTTGGGAAGATAAAGTAGGAAAAGAGTTATATGTATTAATTTCTATGCCAAAAGCTAATATTGACACAGAAATAGAAAAAGCTTTTAATAGTGCAAACTAA
- a CDS encoding CsgG/HfaB family protein, translating to MRKTLVLLPIALVFIFAGCSQKVLIESTKPAKVDRAASKKKIAVMDFEKDNVHLGGKIEAALNGVTVEDKQFYTIVNRSAIDEIIKEQKFQYSGLANTKDSVKVGELLGAQALILGKVNTGEEQRTETEVRNRCLDQKCTRTQSYYVYCTVSKYSLTTNLRMIDVEKGDLIYTNNYIKSKDFKECPNDANDLIGTTLNLLGDKKPEKNIIYDEMANEIVGEFLPNISPTTTKFYVELLDSPEISYNKHQKSQLEGALEYLKHKKIDRAEEILSDLLTSTNDKCFVAAYNLGVVKEAKGELELAKQLYSLADRQTLKPNKIIIEASNRIDQAILDNEKLKKQSQTSKKGRNR from the coding sequence GTGAGAAAAACATTAGTTTTATTACCAATAGCTTTGGTATTTATATTTGCAGGTTGTAGTCAAAAAGTATTAATTGAGAGTACAAAACCTGCAAAAGTAGATAGAGCGGCTTCAAAGAAGAAAATTGCAGTTATGGATTTCGAAAAAGACAATGTTCATTTAGGTGGAAAAATTGAAGCTGCTTTAAATGGAGTTACTGTTGAAGATAAGCAGTTTTATACAATAGTAAATAGATCAGCTATTGACGAGATTATAAAAGAGCAAAAATTTCAATATTCAGGATTAGCAAATACTAAAGATAGTGTAAAAGTAGGGGAACTATTAGGTGCACAAGCTTTAATCTTAGGTAAAGTTAATACAGGAGAAGAACAAAGAACTGAAACAGAAGTAAGAAATAGATGTCTTGATCAAAAATGTACAAGAACTCAATCTTATTATGTTTATTGTACAGTTTCTAAATACTCATTAACTACAAATCTAAGAATGATTGATGTAGAAAAAGGTGATTTGATATATACAAATAATTATATTAAATCTAAAGATTTTAAAGAGTGTCCAAATGATGCAAATGATCTTATTGGAACAACTTTAAATCTTCTTGGAGATAAGAAACCAGAGAAAAATATAATTTATGATGAAATGGCAAATGAAATAGTTGGTGAATTTTTGCCAAATATTTCTCCTACAACTACAAAATTTTATGTAGAGTTATTAGATAGTCCAGAAATAAGCTATAACAAACATCAAAAATCACAACTTGAAGGTGCTTTAGAATATTTAAAGCATAAAAAAATAGATAGAGCTGAAGAGATTTTAAGTGATTTATTAACTTCAACAAATGATAAATGTTTTGTTGCAGCATATAATTTAGGTGTTGTAAAGGAAGCTAAAGGTGAACTAGAACTTGCAAAACAACTTTATAGTTTAGCAGATAGACAAACTTTAAAACCAAATAAAATTATTATTGAAGCATCAAATAGAATTGATCAAGCTATACTTGATAATGAAAAACTAAAAAAACAGTCTCAAACAAGCAAAAAAGGAAGAAATAGATGA
- a CDS encoding LPP20 family lipoprotein, with product MKKTIIYLIIALFLTSCSNNKPEPQALSYPNWYLNPTQNTLTTLYGVGEGRTLTEATNSALDNLSSRLLVTVQSNITITEKSYRDFREYATSTTNSEISSKTAELGFKNYKIDESIYFSGKNIVQVSIKKDDLIQTIKSDIEKLYSELDFVKKQQYDTLTLYLKEQELLSKFYNSSNKAQILDSLGYDIKFIQKTNSLRDEINSLKNRATFYISADNESSKYKNIFKDALLKRGFKVVNSIAPYELNLGSEISRKSPQGFYIYENILTITILDSSKHDIKSDIIELKGVSSRNYEDAGLNSIKELKELQEEENILPF from the coding sequence ATGAAAAAAACAATTATTTATTTAATAATTGCACTTTTTCTAACATCTTGTTCAAATAATAAGCCAGAGCCACAAGCTCTGAGCTATCCAAACTGGTATTTAAATCCAACACAAAACACATTAACAACTCTTTATGGTGTAGGAGAAGGTAGAACATTGACTGAAGCTACAAATAGTGCTTTAGATAATCTATCTTCAAGACTTTTAGTAACTGTTCAATCAAATATTACAATTACTGAAAAATCTTATAGAGATTTTAGAGAGTATGCTACAAGTACAACAAATTCTGAAATAAGTAGTAAAACAGCAGAGTTAGGATTTAAAAATTATAAAATAGATGAGAGTATATATTTTTCAGGTAAAAATATAGTGCAAGTAAGTATAAAAAAAGATGATTTAATTCAAACTATCAAAAGTGATATTGAAAAACTATATAGTGAATTAGATTTTGTAAAAAAACAACAATATGATACTTTAACTCTTTATTTAAAAGAACAAGAGTTATTGAGTAAATTTTATAATAGTTCAAATAAAGCACAGATTCTTGACTCTTTAGGATATGATATTAAATTTATACAAAAAACAAATAGCTTAAGAGATGAAATAAATAGTTTAAAAAATAGAGCAACTTTTTATATTTCAGCAGATAATGAATCTTCAAAGTATAAGAATATATTTAAGGATGCATTATTAAAAAGAGGATTTAAAGTAGTTAATAGTATTGCTCCATATGAATTAAATTTAGGTTCAGAAATTTCAAGAAAGTCACCACAAGGGTTTTATATTTATGAAAACATATTAACTATAACTATTTTAGATAGTTCAAAACATGATATAAAGTCTGATATTATTGAATTAAAAGGTGTTTCATCAAGAAATTATGAAGATGCAGGCTTGAATTCTATAAAAGAATTAAAAGAGCTTCAGGAAGAAGAAAATATACTGCCATTTTAA
- a CDS encoding bifunctional 3,4-dihydroxy-2-butanone 4-phosphate synthase/GTP cyclohydrolase II, translating to MNAIQRVKEAIEEIKKGNMVIMLDDEDRENEGDLVYSATLSTPDLVNFMVTHAKGLVCVSVPYETAKRLELNPMVKDNTSSYETAFTVSVDAKNALTGISAIERDDTIKILANPIAKADELVRPGHIFPLIAKDGGVLVRTGHTEGSVDLCKLAGLKGEAVICEILKEDGTMARRDDLDIFAEKHNLKQIYISDLVEYRLANETLVKEISSSNIHFFGKNVVKKEFKDHLENIHTAIVFGDLSELAHIKFHTIRPDIKVFLNDNKLNSMLKTINFLQSKDGVLIFLNNDKKNSETDKNYGIGAQILNALNIKKIKLMTSGGKHSFVGLQGFGLEILEEIQIDG from the coding sequence ATGAATGCAATACAAAGAGTAAAAGAAGCAATTGAAGAGATCAAAAAAGGTAATATGGTTATTATGCTTGATGATGAAGATAGAGAAAATGAAGGAGATTTAGTATATTCAGCAACATTAAGTACTCCTGATTTAGTTAATTTTATGGTAACACATGCAAAAGGTTTAGTTTGTGTTAGTGTTCCTTATGAGACAGCAAAAAGATTAGAATTAAATCCAATGGTAAAGGATAATACATCTTCGTATGAAACAGCTTTTACAGTATCTGTTGATGCTAAAAATGCTTTAACAGGAATTAGTGCAATTGAAAGAGATGATACTATTAAAATTTTAGCGAATCCAATAGCTAAAGCTGATGAACTTGTAAGACCAGGACATATATTTCCTCTTATAGCAAAGGATGGAGGAGTTCTTGTAAGAACAGGACATACAGAAGGAAGTGTAGATTTATGTAAATTAGCTGGTTTAAAAGGAGAGGCTGTTATTTGTGAAATTTTAAAAGAAGATGGAACAATGGCTAGAAGAGATGATTTGGATATTTTTGCAGAAAAACACAATTTAAAACAGATTTATATATCAGATTTAGTTGAGTATAGATTAGCAAATGAAACTTTAGTAAAAGAGATTTCAAGTTCAAATATTCATTTCTTTGGAAAAAATGTAGTAAAGAAAGAGTTTAAAGATCATTTAGAAAATATACATACAGCAATTGTTTTTGGAGATTTATCTGAATTAGCACATATTAAATTTCACACAATCAGACCAGATATAAAAGTATTTTTAAATGATAATAAATTAAATTCAATGTTAAAAACTATAAATTTCTTACAATCAAAAGATGGAGTTTTAATATTTTTAAATAATGATAAGAAAAACAGTGAAACTGATAAAAATTATGGAATAGGTGCTCAAATTTTAAATGCATTAAATATTAAGAAAATAAAACTTATGACAAGTGGTGGAAAACATTCATTTGTAGGATTACAAGGGTTTGGATTAGAAATTTTAGAAGAGATACAAATAGATGGTTAA